One stretch of Rosistilla oblonga DNA includes these proteins:
- a CDS encoding glycine cleavage system protein H — MSESAESNDSLVFSMGEFQASFPQDRLYAKNHMWAMPTDAGRFRFGLSAYAVRLLQDVYFLDWIVDAGATIAASENIGSIESKKAESDLYSPLAGRLTAINPEALDDPSAINAEPYGAGWLIEIETDDASRLLDPEAYLKHLDSAWEVAQRTIKGQANQ, encoded by the coding sequence ATGAGCGAGTCTGCCGAGTCGAACGACTCGCTGGTCTTCAGCATGGGAGAGTTCCAAGCGAGCTTTCCGCAAGACCGTCTGTATGCCAAGAACCATATGTGGGCGATGCCTACCGACGCGGGACGCTTCCGTTTCGGATTGTCCGCCTACGCAGTTCGGCTGCTGCAGGACGTCTACTTCCTCGACTGGATCGTCGACGCCGGAGCGACGATCGCCGCCAGCGAAAACATCGGCAGCATCGAGAGCAAGAAGGCTGAAAGCGACCTCTATTCGCCCCTCGCCGGTCGTTTGACAGCAATCAATCCGGAAGCCTTGGACGACCCTTCGGCGATCAACGCGGAACCGTATGGGGCCGGTTGGTTGATCGAAATCGAAACCGATGACGCCAGCCGTCTGCTCGATCCGGAAGCTTATCTGAAGCATCTCGATTCCGCATGGGAAGTCGCTCAGCGAACGATCAAAGGCCAGGCGAACCAGTAG
- a CDS encoding coproporphyrinogen-III oxidase family protein → MSTTDSKTEVGSYFISNYPPYSQWTVDALPTVEQTLGSPPKPDTPLGLYLHIPFCRKRCKFCYFKVFTDVKAPEVQRYVDALCSEIEMVSQLPVMGDRPFRFVYFGGGTPSFLSPKQLTALSERLHRHITWDGAEEVTFECEPGTLSETKVKTLRETLGVTRLSLGVENFTDSVLEENGRAHLSKQVYTAWEWIEAANFNNVNIDLISGMVGETWDNWKYNIEKVIELSPESVTIYQMELPFNTVYSKDILGNKIETPVADWPTKRAWVAYAYEELKKVGYSVSSAYTMIKDPNKISFSYRDNLWRGSDLLATGIASFGHAQGVHYQNLPGMEQYLGAIEEGRLPLGRGFQPTEHQMLIREMVLLLKKGVLDVGYFRQKFGVDVIDRWRDVWQGYADEGLLSFTDDQVELTMDGLLRADSLLPAFFEPEHQGVRYT, encoded by the coding sequence ATGAGCACCACCGATTCCAAAACTGAAGTCGGCAGCTATTTCATCTCCAACTACCCTCCTTATTCTCAGTGGACGGTCGACGCCCTGCCAACTGTCGAGCAGACGCTCGGCAGTCCCCCCAAGCCCGACACGCCGCTGGGGCTGTACCTGCACATCCCGTTTTGCCGCAAACGCTGCAAGTTCTGCTACTTCAAGGTCTTCACCGACGTTAAAGCCCCCGAGGTGCAACGCTACGTCGACGCGTTGTGCAGCGAGATCGAAATGGTCAGCCAGTTGCCCGTGATGGGGGACCGACCGTTCCGATTCGTCTACTTCGGCGGCGGCACTCCCAGCTTCCTCAGCCCCAAACAATTGACGGCGCTCTCGGAACGACTGCACCGCCACATCACTTGGGATGGCGCCGAAGAGGTGACGTTTGAATGCGAACCGGGCACGCTCAGCGAGACCAAGGTCAAGACGCTTCGCGAAACCTTGGGCGTCACGCGGCTGAGCCTTGGCGTGGAGAACTTCACCGATTCGGTGCTCGAAGAAAACGGCCGCGCTCACCTTTCCAAGCAGGTCTACACCGCCTGGGAATGGATCGAAGCTGCCAATTTCAACAACGTGAACATCGACCTGATCTCGGGAATGGTCGGCGAGACGTGGGACAATTGGAAGTACAACATCGAGAAGGTGATCGAACTGAGTCCCGAGAGCGTCACGATCTATCAGATGGAACTGCCGTTTAACACGGTCTATTCCAAAGACATCTTGGGTAACAAGATCGAGACCCCCGTCGCCGATTGGCCGACCAAACGAGCCTGGGTTGCGTACGCGTATGAAGAGCTGAAGAAGGTCGGTTACAGCGTCAGCAGCGCGTACACGATGATCAAGGATCCCAACAAAATCAGCTTCAGCTATCGCGACAATCTGTGGCGTGGCAGCGATCTGTTGGCCACCGGGATCGCCAGCTTTGGCCACGCCCAAGGCGTCCACTACCAAAACCTGCCCGGTATGGAACAGTATCTGGGCGCGATCGAAGAGGGCCGTTTGCCGCTGGGACGCGGTTTCCAACCGACCGAGCATCAGATGCTGATCCGCGAGATGGTTTTGCTGCTGAAGAAGGGCGTGCTGGACGTCGGTTATTTCCGCCAGAAGTTTGGCGTCGACGTGATCGATCGCTGGCGCGACGTTTGGCAAGGCTACGCCGACGAGGGGCTGCTGAGTTTCACCGACGACCAAGTCGAATTGACGATGGATGGTCTGCTGCGTGCCGATTCGCTGTTGCCCGCGTTCTTTGAGCCCGAGCACCAAGGGGTTCGCTACACATGA